The following coding sequences are from one Pseudomonadota bacterium window:
- a CDS encoding VPLPA-CTERM sorting domain-containing protein, whose protein sequence is MTKTSKMRQALFSSFILAAVGLCGPVMAGTYDATQDTYLYEFLGNQGGGSGESGGLLIWNHESIHGGQALIQFDPTWMMDAALAGPFTATLNLYAYCSSGGFVGGCPGDPGAETTTTDVVIQRSVWDEADGSLSWGELDNAGTSVSFSQSGADGWISIDVTSLIQVILDTGVDFGFVLSQEAYPVIRTDEGSVAVSAFCDSELSSEFCSGTGFTPYLEINATPVPVPAAVWLFATALGSLGVMRRRKARD, encoded by the coding sequence ATGACGAAAACAAGCAAAATGCGACAAGCGCTGTTTTCCAGTTTTATTCTGGCGGCAGTCGGACTGTGTGGTCCGGTCATGGCGGGTACATACGACGCCACACAAGACACCTATCTGTATGAGTTCCTGGGCAACCAGGGCGGCGGTTCAGGTGAGAGCGGTGGTCTTTTGATCTGGAACCACGAGAGCATTCATGGTGGCCAGGCACTGATTCAATTCGATCCCACCTGGATGATGGACGCGGCATTAGCTGGGCCATTTACCGCGACGCTGAACTTATACGCGTACTGTTCCTCGGGTGGTTTTGTTGGGGGATGTCCCGGTGATCCGGGCGCTGAAACGACTACCACCGATGTGGTGATTCAGCGCAGCGTGTGGGACGAAGCAGATGGCTCGTTGTCATGGGGTGAACTGGACAACGCTGGCACGAGTGTGAGCTTTTCACAAAGCGGTGCCGACGGCTGGATCAGCATCGACGTCACGTCGCTGATCCAGGTAATACTCGATACCGGTGTCGATTTTGGCTTCGTACTGAGCCAGGAAGCGTATCCGGTAATCCGAACCGATGAGGGATCGGTGGCGGTATCGGCGTTTTGCGATTCGGAGCTCAGCAGTGAATTTTGCTCGGGCACCGGCTTTACGCCTTATTTGGAAATTAATGCGACACCCGTGCCGGTCCCAGCAGCGGTGTGGTTGTTTGCCACCGCGCTTGGATCGCTCGGTGTGATGCGCCGACGCAAAGCTCGCGACTAG